A single genomic interval of Dyella terrae harbors:
- a CDS encoding Dps family protein: MPVKDADKAKQRRKAPLATPTGLGEAARRDISGALNALLADFFALYLKTKNFHWHMSGPYFRDYHLLLDEQADSIYATLDPIAERVRKLGGTTLRSIGHIARLQRLPDNDADFVTPADMLAELREDNVSIVAEMREAHEVCSGHGDVATTSLLENWIDEAERRAWFLFEAGRTT; the protein is encoded by the coding sequence ATGCCCGTCAAAGACGCCGACAAGGCCAAACAACGCCGCAAGGCACCGCTCGCTACGCCGACCGGTCTGGGCGAAGCCGCCCGTCGCGACATCAGTGGCGCACTCAACGCCTTGCTGGCCGACTTCTTCGCGCTCTACCTGAAGACGAAGAATTTCCACTGGCACATGTCCGGCCCGTACTTCCGCGACTATCACCTGCTGCTCGACGAGCAAGCTGACAGCATCTACGCCACGCTCGACCCCATCGCCGAACGCGTGCGCAAACTCGGCGGCACGACGTTGCGCTCGATCGGACATATTGCCCGGCTACAACGCCTGCCCGACAACGACGCCGATTTCGTCACGCCCGCGGACATGCTTGCGGAACTGCGTGAAGACAACGTGTCCATCGTCGCCGAGATGCGCGAAGCGCATGAGGTATGCAGCGGCCACGGCGACGTAGCGACCACGAGCCTGCTCGAGAACTGGATCGATGAAGCCGAACGCCGCGCCTGGTTCCTCTTCGAAGCCGGTCGCACGACGTGA